The proteins below come from a single Bartonella schoenbuchensis R1 genomic window:
- the proB gene encoding glutamate 5-kinase — protein MAVGLQKLEQYKRIVIKVGSALLVDPQIGLRVEWLQSLISDIVVLHQKGVEVLLVSSGAVALGRTLLHLPNSALKLEENQACAALGQIELAKAYTDILAQHGLRTGQILLTLFDTEERRRYLNARATINTLLRFRAIPVINENDTIATSEIRYGDNDRLAARVATMMGCDLLILLSDIDGLFTQSPHLNPNAEFIPFIASITSDIEKMAGGSDSLLSRGGMKTKLDAGKIANSSGTAMVITSGKRMNPLSTLDQGERSSFFAPSKKPVNAWKTWISGNLDPSGILIIDQGAVKALKSGKSLLAAGVVAVKGVFSRGDTVAIIDESGVEIARGLVSYDKDEAVSIIGHKNEEIEHILGYESRSAMVHRNDMIVRNLASFS, from the coding sequence ATGGCGGTTGGATTGCAAAAACTTGAGCAATATAAACGCATTGTAATTAAAGTTGGTTCTGCACTTTTAGTTGACCCCCAAATAGGTTTACGCGTTGAATGGCTTCAAAGTTTGATAAGTGATATTGTTGTATTACACCAAAAAGGGGTTGAAGTTTTATTGGTGTCTTCTGGTGCTGTTGCTTTAGGGCGAACATTATTACATCTTCCTAACAGTGCTTTAAAATTAGAAGAAAATCAGGCATGTGCTGCTTTGGGGCAAATTGAACTTGCCAAGGCTTATACTGATATTCTTGCTCAACATGGGTTGAGAACAGGCCAAATTTTGCTGACATTATTCGATACAGAAGAACGTCGACGTTATCTCAATGCACGTGCTACGATTAATACGCTTTTACGCTTTAGAGCAATACCTGTTATTAATGAGAACGATACCATAGCAACCAGCGAAATTCGTTATGGTGATAATGATCGTTTAGCAGCACGTGTCGCAACTATGATGGGTTGCGATCTTTTAATACTTTTATCAGATATTGACGGCCTTTTTACACAATCACCTCATCTCAATCCAAATGCTGAATTTATTCCTTTTATCGCATCCATTACAAGTGATATTGAGAAAATGGCAGGTGGTTCTGATTCACTTCTTTCTCGGGGTGGAATGAAAACAAAACTTGATGCTGGGAAAATAGCTAATTCTTCAGGAACGGCTATGGTCATTACTTCGGGAAAGCGTATGAATCCTCTTTCCACGCTTGACCAGGGAGAACGTAGCAGTTTTTTTGCTCCAAGTAAAAAGCCAGTCAATGCGTGGAAAACGTGGATTTCCGGTAATTTAGATCCATCTGGTATTTTGATTATTGATCAAGGGGCTGTGAAGGCTCTTAAATCTGGGAAGTCATTATTGGCTGCGGGGGTTGTAGCCGTTAAGGGAGTGTTCTCCCGTGGAGATACAGTCGCAATTATTGATGAAAGTGGAGTTGAGATTGCTCGCGGTCTTGTAAGTTATGACAAAGATGAAGCAGTAAGCATTATAGGGCATAAAAATGAAGAAATAGAGCACATTCTTGGGTATGAGTCGCGCTCTGCTATGGTGCATCGCAATGATATGATTGTACGTAATTTGGCTAGTTTTTCTTAA
- a CDS encoding RNA pyrophosphohydrolase produces the protein MDTIADFKALPYRKGVGMLVFNREGKVWIGRRLMTFSYANTDVSKLWQLPQGGIDEGENPLDAARRELYEETGIRSIKLIKEAQDWFYYDFPQELVGHVLGSKYRGQTQKWFAFQFIGENSEIVINPPPDGNKAEFNQWKWVDLEELPSLVISFKKHVYMQVVSEFRNSFRYL, from the coding sequence ATGGATACAATTGCAGATTTCAAAGCTCTTCCTTATCGGAAAGGCGTTGGAATGCTTGTATTTAATCGTGAAGGTAAGGTTTGGATAGGGCGCCGTTTGATGACCTTTTCTTATGCAAACACTGATGTATCTAAACTTTGGCAGTTACCTCAAGGGGGAATTGATGAGGGCGAAAATCCACTAGATGCTGCACGACGTGAACTTTATGAAGAAACAGGTATCCGATCGATAAAGTTAATTAAAGAAGCGCAAGATTGGTTCTATTACGATTTTCCACAAGAACTTGTTGGGCACGTATTGGGTAGTAAATATCGTGGACAAACACAAAAATGGTTTGCTTTTCAGTTTATAGGAGAAAACTCTGAAATCGTAATTAATCCTCCACCTGACGGTAATAAAGCAGAGTTTAATCAGTGGAAATGGGTTGATTTAGAAGAACTTCCATCACTTGTTATTTCTTTTAAGAAACATGTCTATATGCAAGTTGTTAGTGAGTTTCGAAATAGTTTTAGATATTTATAA
- a CDS encoding murein hydrolase activator EnvC family protein, with amino-acid sequence MKKCNILYKPYMMFMVLMLSIGSYSSVSCAEDNDSHEAARKMLIEIRQNISVSRERIVFLDRQVTRLKKDQRTLTDELIKVAKAEYDIERNIIEKKEKLEELIKQQTQVHKNLKNSRTEFAEVLAILERIGLNPPPAIMVRTEDVLASIRSSVLLGSVIPKMQEKTLVLSANLKKLTDLSNSITAECTALRDEMQNQAEQRKHLELLLNEKAKLQKKSEKELIEQRQKNSVLSKKAQSLEELISQLEYESQFSADSSTQMQKNIRLLEKLNFERQKGSLLLPVSGKKIQRFNSGSHATRFGEIIETEPAALVTTPTNALVAFAGIFRSYGQIIILNVGSGYHIILAGMEKINVIQGQFVFAGEPLGVMSTQFIASTVTLDIGKNALMLYIEFRKDGKPVNPTPWWRTEELKRDQNDS; translated from the coding sequence ATGAAAAAATGCAATATTTTATATAAGCCATACATGATGTTTATGGTACTGATGTTGAGTATAGGGTCTTACTCATCTGTATCGTGTGCTGAAGATAATGATAGTCATGAAGCAGCGCGTAAAATGTTGATAGAAATTCGCCAAAATATTTCTGTATCACGTGAGCGTATTGTTTTTCTTGATCGTCAAGTTACTCGTTTAAAGAAAGATCAACGTACTTTAACTGATGAATTAATAAAAGTAGCTAAAGCAGAATATGATATAGAGCGTAATATTATTGAAAAAAAAGAAAAGCTTGAGGAACTTATAAAGCAGCAGACACAAGTACACAAAAATTTAAAAAACAGTCGTACTGAATTTGCAGAAGTATTAGCTATTTTGGAACGAATAGGGTTAAATCCACCTCCTGCTATTATGGTGCGGACTGAGGATGTATTGGCTTCTATACGTAGTTCTGTGCTATTGGGGTCTGTCATTCCTAAGATGCAGGAAAAAACGCTGGTTTTATCTGCTAATCTCAAGAAATTAACTGATTTGAGCAACTCCATTACTGCAGAATGTACGGCTTTAAGAGATGAAATGCAAAATCAAGCTGAACAGCGAAAACATTTAGAGCTTTTATTAAATGAAAAAGCAAAATTACAAAAAAAATCGGAAAAAGAACTTATAGAACAACGACAAAAAAATAGTGTTCTTTCTAAGAAAGCTCAATCTTTGGAAGAATTAATTTCACAGCTTGAGTATGAATCACAGTTTAGCGCAGATTCATCAACACAAATGCAAAAGAATATTCGATTATTAGAAAAGCTTAATTTTGAGCGTCAAAAAGGCTCTTTGCTTTTACCTGTATCTGGAAAAAAAATTCAGCGGTTTAATAGCGGTTCTCATGCTACGCGTTTTGGTGAAATAATTGAAACAGAACCAGCGGCTTTAGTAACAACCCCTACAAATGCTCTTGTTGCTTTTGCTGGAATATTCCGTTCTTATGGACAGATAATTATTCTTAATGTTGGAAGCGGTTATCATATCATCCTTGCTGGGATGGAAAAAATAAATGTAATTCAAGGACAATTTGTTTTTGCGGGTGAGCCTCTTGGGGTGATGAGTACACAATTTATTGCAAGTACAGTTACATTAGATATAGGTAAAAATGCTCTAATGCTTTACATTGAATTTAGAAAAGATGGAAAACCTGTGAATCCAACTCCTTGGTGGCGGACTGAAGAATTGAAAAGGGACCAAAATGATTCGTAA
- the rlmH gene encoding 23S rRNA (pseudouridine(1915)-N(3))-methyltransferase RlmH — protein sequence MQISIFAVGRMKKGAEQTLTHRYLDRFSKSAGVVGFHFKKMQEISESRAQTACQRMEEEGAKLFEALPEKSRLIVLDERGKLISSFAFAEKLAFYRDEGIRDLIIALGGPDGHSEHVRNRADFLLSFGLMTWPHQIARMLLTEQLYRAVTIMSHHPYHRF from the coding sequence ATGCAAATTTCTATTTTTGCTGTTGGACGCATGAAAAAAGGAGCTGAGCAGACATTAACTCATCGTTATTTGGATCGTTTTTCGAAAAGCGCTGGAGTTGTTGGATTTCATTTTAAAAAAATGCAAGAAATATCGGAGAGTCGTGCTCAAACAGCGTGTCAGCGCATGGAAGAAGAAGGTGCAAAACTTTTTGAGGCTTTACCTGAAAAGAGCCGATTAATTGTATTGGATGAACGTGGAAAATTAATTTCATCATTTGCTTTTGCTGAAAAGTTAGCGTTTTATCGCGACGAGGGTATTCGTGATTTAATAATTGCTTTAGGAGGGCCTGATGGACATAGTGAGCACGTTAGAAATCGCGCTGATTTTCTTTTATCTTTTGGTTTAATGACATGGCCACATCAAATTGCACGTATGTTACTTACAGAACAGCTTTATCGGGCTGTAACAATTATGAGTCATCACCCATATCATCGTTTTTAG
- a CDS encoding invasion associated locus B family protein, protein MKKLLNFFVISALLSISPVAFAQNSKPIAKPSVTTLPNGASSLTETYDLWSVNCGIQEGKKVCFMLRQEVNDQNRVVVAMNVMLEADDVVSGNLTVPFGILVSKPIRLHVDDSKTVIETGVRTCVPAGCVVPIIFDKSFVASLRSGKQLKLSMTVAAPGEPPLNDLFVQLNGFGDALNRLIVLQK, encoded by the coding sequence ATGAAAAAATTACTAAATTTCTTTGTAATTTCTGCGTTATTAAGTATTTCTCCTGTAGCATTTGCCCAGAATTCAAAGCCAATTGCTAAGCCTTCTGTAACTACGTTGCCAAATGGTGCTTCTTCGTTAACAGAGACGTATGATTTGTGGAGCGTTAACTGTGGTATACAGGAGGGAAAGAAAGTTTGTTTCATGCTCCGTCAGGAAGTTAATGACCAGAATCGTGTTGTAGTGGCTATGAATGTTATGCTCGAGGCTGATGATGTTGTGTCTGGAAATTTGACGGTTCCTTTTGGTATTTTAGTTTCTAAGCCCATTCGTTTACATGTGGATGATTCAAAAACTGTTATTGAAACTGGTGTTCGGACTTGTGTGCCAGCAGGTTGTGTTGTTCCAATAATTTTTGATAAAAGTTTTGTAGCATCTTTACGTAGTGGAAAGCAGCTGAAATTATCTATGACGGTTGCTGCTCCAGGCGAACCACCTTTAAATGATTTATTTGTTCAACTGAATGGTTTTGGTGATGCACTTAATCGTTTAATCGTCTTGCAAAAATAA
- a CDS encoding RlmE family RNA methyltransferase, with translation MKKTIKTSTGGRGGAGSHELYQRVKKKAGTIKASSRRWLERHLNDPYVHQSKVDGYRSRAAYKLIEINERYKILKKGQKIIDLGAAPGGWCQVAARIVGSNDQRPSVVGIDYLHVDPLPGVVMLEMDFFHENAPQQLISALGAKPDVVLSDMAAPTTGHRQTDHLRTVYLCESAADFAISVLKPGGHFLAKTFQGGAENALLTKLKQNFKTIHHVKPPASRAESVELYLVALKLKEKTKTQ, from the coding sequence ATGAAAAAAACTATAAAAACATCGACAGGTGGACGTGGTGGTGCAGGGTCACATGAATTATATCAACGAGTCAAAAAAAAAGCAGGGACTATTAAAGCCTCATCACGGCGGTGGTTAGAAAGGCATTTGAATGATCCTTACGTTCATCAGTCGAAAGTGGATGGTTATCGTTCACGTGCTGCTTATAAATTAATCGAAATTAATGAACGCTATAAGATACTCAAAAAAGGTCAAAAAATTATTGATTTAGGAGCAGCGCCCGGGGGGTGGTGCCAGGTGGCAGCGCGTATAGTGGGGTCAAATGATCAACGCCCTAGCGTAGTTGGAATTGATTATTTACACGTAGATCCACTGCCTGGAGTTGTAATGTTAGAAATGGATTTTTTTCATGAAAATGCACCACAACAATTGATAAGTGCTTTAGGGGCAAAACCAGATGTAGTCCTTTCTGATATGGCAGCACCAACAACAGGTCATCGTCAGACAGATCATTTGAGAACAGTTTATTTATGTGAATCTGCTGCTGATTTTGCTATTTCGGTTCTCAAACCTGGCGGACATTTTTTGGCGAAGACTTTTCAAGGAGGTGCAGAAAACGCTCTTCTTACGAAATTGAAACAGAATTTTAAAACAATCCACCACGTTAAACCACCTGCAAGTAGGGCTGAATCAGTTGAGCTATATCTTGTAGCTCTTAAATTGAAGGAGAAAACCAAAACACAGTAA
- a CDS encoding nicotinate-nucleotide adenylyltransferase, protein MPHIERSSVVGLFGGSFNPPHAGHILVAKTAIRRLRLDQLWWMVTPGNPLKDCTQLPSVHERMRLSFELIDHPKIRVTGFEKEIGSTISVETITHILAHYRGVRFVWVIGADTLATFHHWHRWRDIISMLPIAIVDRPSVRTPALSSPMARTYRYFRLDERKSALLPFMSPPAWTYLHGPLSFQSSTQLRLKENNFS, encoded by the coding sequence ATGCCACATATCGAAAGGTCAAGTGTTGTTGGCCTGTTTGGTGGTTCATTCAACCCACCACATGCTGGGCATATTCTTGTTGCGAAAACTGCAATTCGGCGTTTACGTCTTGATCAATTATGGTGGATGGTAACTCCAGGAAATCCTTTAAAAGATTGTACACAATTACCATCTGTACACGAAAGAATGCGACTAAGTTTTGAGCTTATTGATCATCCAAAGATTCGTGTCACTGGTTTTGAGAAGGAGATAGGCAGCACGATATCGGTGGAAACGATTACTCATATTCTTGCACACTATAGAGGGGTACGTTTTGTATGGGTTATAGGTGCAGATACTTTAGCAACGTTTCATCATTGGCATCGGTGGCGTGATATTATATCTATGCTTCCTATTGCGATTGTTGATCGCCCTTCGGTACGTACACCAGCACTTTCTTCTCCTATGGCACGAACTTACCGTTATTTTCGTTTGGATGAAAGAAAAAGTGCACTTTTACCTTTTATGTCGCCACCAGCTTGGACTTATTTGCATGGACCTTTATCTTTTCAAAGTTCAACACAACTTCGCTTAAAAGAAAATAATTTTTCTTGA
- a CDS encoding invasion associated locus B family protein produces the protein MIRNRKYITSLLFILVFLGKAVSFAEEQESVYTVHPPQLSVPGGKPGETRRIIMQFDYWTLICDENKTIKQGICNVTQTIHDDKEGNKVFSWSLVSTKNGQPVMLLRTLPNANTNAPIQVFMEGVEKPLLISYKQCNREICLAQYPVVPVLMKQISKSSNVRISYQLKEGKTLSFVAPFKGLGEALLSLQ, from the coding sequence ATGATAAGAAACCGGAAATATATTACAAGTCTTTTGTTTATTCTTGTTTTTTTAGGAAAGGCTGTAAGCTTTGCTGAGGAGCAAGAGAGTGTTTATACAGTGCATCCACCGCAATTATCAGTGCCCGGTGGAAAGCCTGGTGAAACACGCCGGATTATTATGCAGTTTGATTACTGGACATTAATTTGCGATGAAAACAAAACAATAAAACAGGGCATCTGTAATGTAACTCAGACAATCCATGATGATAAAGAAGGTAACAAAGTTTTTAGCTGGTCTCTTGTTTCTACAAAAAATGGTCAACCAGTTATGCTGTTACGGACATTGCCAAACGCTAACACAAATGCTCCTATTCAAGTATTTATGGAAGGTGTCGAAAAACCGCTTCTTATTAGCTATAAGCAGTGCAATCGAGAAATCTGCTTAGCGCAGTATCCTGTAGTGCCTGTTTTAATGAAACAGATAAGTAAGAGTAGCAATGTGCGCATTTCTTATCAGCTTAAAGAGGGAAAAACACTTTCCTTTGTGGCGCCATTTAAGGGCTTGGGGGAAGCGCTTCTCTCTTTGCAATAA
- a CDS encoding S41 family peptidase, with protein MIRKVVFLVVGVLLSASSMIVVQSVSANNENNTYKQLAIFGDIFERVRAQYVTVPDDKKLVENAINGMLSSLDPHSSYMDAEKAKDMRDSTKGEFGGLGIEVTMEKNLIKVVSPIDDTPASKAGILAGDVISKIDGKETNGQTLSEAVNKMRGAVGTPITLTIIRSGVDEPLEIKIVRDIIKVKAVKYRIENDIGYLRLIQFSEQTFVNLKAAIKDIQSKIPQDNLKGYVLDLRLNPGGLLDQAVNVSDAFLNKGEIVSTRGRKKSDVMRFDAKQGDIINGKPLIVLINGGSASASEIVAGALQDHRRATILGTQSFGKGSVQTIIPLGENGALRLTTALYYTPSGTSIQGTGITPDIIVEQPLPEKYKGYNVTLGESELKGHIKGKRESDKGSGSAAFVPKDPKDDVQLNQAYKLLRGEIVNAAFPPDPNKGILK; from the coding sequence ATGATTCGTAAAGTTGTTTTTTTAGTTGTTGGGGTGTTGCTCAGCGCCAGCTCAATGATTGTAGTACAATCTGTTTCTGCAAATAATGAAAATAATACTTATAAACAACTAGCTATATTTGGTGATATTTTTGAACGAGTACGTGCCCAATATGTGACAGTTCCGGATGATAAAAAGCTTGTTGAAAATGCTATCAATGGTATGCTCTCATCGCTTGATCCACATTCGTCTTATATGGATGCTGAGAAAGCCAAAGACATGAGGGATTCTACTAAAGGGGAATTTGGTGGCCTTGGTATTGAGGTGACTATGGAGAAAAACTTAATAAAAGTTGTGTCTCCGATAGATGATACACCTGCTTCAAAAGCAGGTATTTTAGCAGGGGATGTCATTTCAAAAATTGATGGCAAAGAAACGAACGGTCAAACATTAAGTGAAGCTGTCAATAAAATGCGGGGTGCTGTTGGAACACCAATTACGCTGACAATTATTCGCTCTGGTGTTGATGAACCGTTAGAAATTAAGATTGTTCGTGATATCATAAAGGTGAAAGCAGTAAAATATCGTATTGAAAATGATATTGGTTATTTAAGACTCATTCAGTTTAGTGAACAAACTTTTGTTAATCTTAAAGCTGCAATTAAAGATATTCAGTCTAAAATTCCTCAAGATAATTTAAAAGGATATGTTCTTGATTTACGGCTTAATCCTGGTGGTTTATTAGATCAGGCTGTAAATGTTTCAGATGCTTTTCTCAATAAAGGTGAGATTGTATCAACACGTGGTCGTAAAAAAAGTGACGTAATGAGGTTTGATGCTAAACAAGGTGATATAATTAATGGGAAACCTCTTATTGTTCTCATTAATGGTGGTTCAGCTAGTGCCTCTGAAATTGTTGCAGGTGCTTTACAAGATCATCGTCGCGCTACAATTTTAGGAACACAATCTTTTGGTAAAGGATCTGTTCAAACTATTATTCCTTTGGGTGAAAATGGTGCTTTACGCTTAACAACAGCACTGTATTACACGCCATCTGGTACATCAATTCAAGGAACTGGAATCACTCCAGATATTATTGTGGAGCAGCCATTGCCTGAAAAATATAAGGGTTATAATGTAACGCTTGGTGAATCTGAATTAAAAGGGCATATTAAAGGGAAAAGGGAAAGTGATAAAGGGTCTGGTTCAGCCGCTTTTGTTCCAAAAGATCCTAAGGATGATGTTCAATTGAATCAAGCTTATAAACTTTTACGGGGTGAAATAGTGAATGCAGCATTTCCACCAGATCCTAATAAAGGTATTTTAAAGTAA
- the obgE gene encoding GTPase ObgE has product MKFLDQAKIYIRSGNGGAGAVSFRREKYIEFGGPDGGNGGRGGDVWVIVVDGLNTLIDYRYQQHFRAKTGGHGKGRNMTGEKGEDVVLKVPVGTQIFAEDNETLICDLKEVGQRYCLAKGGNGGFGNLHFATSTNRAPHHANPGLSGEEHTLWLRLKLIADGGLIGLPNAGKSTFLSSVTAAKPKIASYPFTTLYPHLGVVRIDDSEFVLADIPGLIEGAHEGVGIGDRFLGHVERCRVLIHLISVQEEDVVKAYQIIRTELEAYGNSLSDKNEIVALSQIDTLSIEECKAKQEMLQKAIGKSVMMFSAVSHEGLNNVLRVVTHMIEMERKGNINKDEQG; this is encoded by the coding sequence ATGAAATTTCTTGATCAGGCTAAAATTTATATTCGTTCTGGTAATGGCGGAGCAGGAGCGGTATCGTTTCGTCGTGAAAAATATATAGAATTTGGAGGTCCCGATGGGGGCAATGGGGGGCGTGGGGGTGACGTTTGGGTTATTGTTGTTGATGGGCTCAACACATTGATTGATTATCGCTACCAGCAACATTTTAGAGCAAAAACGGGTGGGCATGGTAAAGGGCGTAATATGACGGGCGAAAAAGGTGAAGATGTTGTCCTTAAAGTACCGGTTGGAACACAAATTTTTGCAGAAGATAATGAGACGCTGATTTGTGATTTAAAAGAAGTTGGCCAACGATATTGTCTTGCAAAAGGGGGCAATGGTGGTTTTGGTAATCTTCATTTTGCTACATCTACAAATAGGGCGCCCCACCATGCAAATCCTGGTTTAAGTGGAGAAGAGCATACATTATGGCTGCGTTTGAAACTGATTGCTGATGGAGGGTTGATTGGTTTGCCAAATGCTGGAAAATCTACCTTTTTATCGTCAGTAACGGCTGCAAAGCCAAAAATTGCGAGCTATCCTTTTACCACGCTGTATCCTCATCTGGGTGTTGTGCGGATTGATGATAGTGAATTTGTTTTGGCTGATATTCCTGGCTTAATTGAAGGGGCGCATGAAGGTGTGGGAATTGGTGACCGTTTTTTAGGGCATGTAGAACGGTGCCGTGTTTTAATTCATTTAATTTCTGTTCAAGAAGAAGATGTGGTCAAGGCGTACCAAATTATTCGTACTGAACTTGAAGCGTATGGAAATAGTTTAAGTGATAAAAATGAAATTGTCGCTTTAAGCCAGATAGATACTCTTTCTATTGAGGAGTGTAAGGCTAAACAGGAGATGTTGCAAAAGGCGATTGGTAAATCTGTTATGATGTTTTCTGCTGTTAGTCATGAAGGTTTAAACAATGTGTTACGCGTTGTCACTCACATGATTGAAATGGAGCGTAAAGGCAATATTAATAAAGATGAGCAGGGTTAA
- a CDS encoding YggT family protein, which produces MIYALLQVIDLILSIYVAVLIANVVFSWLCAFNIINMRNPFVTMIGNFLYCATEPILGRIRYFLPNLGAIDISPLIVFLIIYFIRIFMWRAYIGLFL; this is translated from the coding sequence ATGATCTATGCATTGCTTCAAGTGATTGATCTCATTCTCAGTATTTATGTTGCTGTTTTAATAGCTAATGTTGTCTTTTCTTGGCTTTGTGCATTTAATATCATAAACATGCGTAATCCCTTTGTTACGATGATAGGGAATTTTCTTTATTGTGCTACAGAGCCAATTTTAGGACGTATCCGGTATTTTTTGCCAAATCTTGGAGCAATTGATATCTCACCTCTTATAGTATTTCTGATTATTTATTTTATTCGTATTTTTATGTGGCGAGCTTATATAGGTTTATTCTTATAA
- a CDS encoding glutamate-5-semialdehyde dehydrogenase, which yields MTLKEEMKAIGQKARDAASKLAILSAEQKKNALEMIALSLEAQSSEILRANSQDLANAAQNNLKPAMIDRLKLDELRLRTIIDSVRQIAHFPDPIGQVISEWTRPNGLHIRRVRTPLGVIGIIYESRPNVTIDASALCLKSGNAAILRGGSDSFHSAYALYLALVKGLEKAGLPKDIIQMVETTDRAAVGEMLKGLDGAIDVIIPRGGKNLIARIQSDARIPVFAHLEGLCHIYIDKSANLDMARDIVLNAKLRRTGICGAVETVLIDHQALDKFLPVLTALQEKGCEIRATKDIVSMMPEAKLADEEDWSYEYLDAILSVKTVDSVEGAIAHIKHYSSGHTESIIAEDMKAVEIFFKHLDSAILLHNASTQFADGGEFGFGAEVGIATGKIHARGPIGVEQLTSFQYQITGNGQVRP from the coding sequence ATGACTTTAAAAGAAGAGATGAAAGCCATAGGGCAAAAAGCGCGTGATGCTGCTTCAAAGCTTGCAATTCTTTCTGCTGAACAAAAGAAAAATGCATTGGAAATGATAGCTCTGAGTTTGGAAGCTCAGTCAAGTGAGATTTTACGTGCTAATAGTCAAGATTTAGCAAATGCAGCTCAAAATAATTTAAAGCCAGCAATGATTGATCGGCTAAAGTTAGATGAATTACGTTTGCGCACAATAATAGACAGTGTCAGACAGATTGCACATTTTCCTGATCCTATCGGGCAAGTGATAAGCGAATGGACACGCCCCAATGGGTTACATATACGCCGTGTACGAACACCACTTGGTGTGATTGGTATTATTTATGAAAGTCGACCGAATGTTACAATTGATGCAAGTGCTCTGTGCTTAAAATCTGGAAATGCTGCAATTTTGCGTGGTGGTTCAGATAGTTTTCATTCTGCATATGCTCTCTATTTAGCGTTGGTAAAAGGGCTAGAAAAAGCTGGTTTACCTAAAGACATTATTCAAATGGTTGAAACCACAGATCGTGCTGCTGTTGGAGAAATGCTCAAAGGATTAGATGGTGCAATTGATGTGATTATACCTCGTGGTGGAAAAAATCTTATCGCACGTATTCAATCTGATGCGCGTATTCCTGTTTTTGCCCATTTGGAGGGTCTTTGTCATATTTATATTGATAAATCAGCAAATTTAGACATGGCACGTGATATTGTGTTAAATGCAAAATTGCGACGGACAGGTATATGTGGAGCTGTTGAAACAGTTTTAATTGACCACCAGGCATTAGACAAATTTCTTCCTGTTCTTACTGCTTTACAAGAAAAAGGGTGTGAAATTCGTGCGACAAAAGATATTGTTTCAATGATGCCAGAAGCCAAATTAGCGGATGAGGAAGACTGGTCTTATGAATATCTTGATGCAATTCTTTCTGTCAAAACAGTTGATAGTGTAGAAGGAGCCATTGCACATATTAAACATTATTCATCAGGACATACTGAATCAATTATTGCTGAGGATATGAAAGCAGTGGAAATATTTTTTAAACATTTAGATTCAGCTATTTTGCTTCATAATGCATCGACACAATTTGCAGATGGAGGTGAATTCGGTTTTGGAGCAGAAGTTGGAATCGCAACAGGAAAAATACATGCACGTGGACCAATTGGTGTTGAACAATTGACGTCATTTCAATATCAAATTACAGGAAATGGACAGGTTAGACCTTGA
- the rsfS gene encoding ribosome silencing factor: MIRKGINLENNSQKRHHLAEVPGKEKLFLVSDGLKIILNSLENAKAEDIVSIDIQGKSSLADYIVIASARSQRHVSAIADHLLSTWKDSGYGKAKVEGLSTGDWVLIDTGDIIVHLFRPEVRAFYNLEKIWLAPNLDDIKTIVFGDN; this comes from the coding sequence ATGATAAGAAAGGGTATCAACCTGGAAAACAACTCACAAAAACGCCATCATCTCGCGGAAGTACCGGGAAAAGAAAAACTCTTTTTAGTATCTGATGGTCTTAAAATTATTCTCAATAGTTTAGAAAATGCAAAAGCAGAAGATATTGTTTCTATTGATATTCAGGGCAAATCATCTTTAGCTGATTATATAGTTATTGCTTCGGCGCGTTCGCAACGTCATGTGTCAGCTATTGCTGATCATTTGTTATCGACTTGGAAAGATAGTGGATACGGCAAGGCAAAAGTAGAAGGGCTTTCTACGGGTGATTGGGTGTTAATTGATACGGGAGATATTATAGTTCATCTTTTTCGTCCAGAAGTTCGTGCTTTTTATAATTTAGAAAAAATATGGCTTGCTCCAAATTTAGACGATATAAAGACGATTGTCTTTGGAGACAATTGA